The stretch of DNA accaaacaAATCAATATGTAGCAATTCAAGTGGccttttagtagagatgtcttcctttaatttgaatgaactttttgtttgttttcccatttggcaagcatcacaagtaatgTCTTTGTCAAACCTAATCAAAAGAAGACCTCTTActaaacctttcttaacaagtttgtttatttgaatcATACTTACATGACCCAATTCTCTTGTGCCATAGCCACTTTTcagattttttagaataaaaacaagccacattttgatcctttagttcatcaagGGTAAGTCCATACATATTGTTACAATGCTTGGCAAcaaacaaaaattcatttgtctTTTCATTCACAACACAATATTCTAATCTTTTGAAATTCACTAAATAACCCAAATCACATAGTtgacttatactcaaaagattgtgtCTCAAGCCATTTACCAAAAAGacatcatcaataaaagtagaGTGATTattacctacttttccaacagcaactattttaccttttccattatctccaaaggtcacaaaacctccatcGTACTTATTTAGTTTGATAAAGTAAGTTGACCTTCCAATCATGTGCTTTGAGCATCCACTATCCAAGTACCATATATCCTTTTTGTTCTTAGATGCTAGGTAAATATGCATGAAAAACTTCAAGTAACCTTAGGTATTCAAATTTATctggatcctttgaagttaatctatcttggttgcccaagtgcattgaaatcacaCACAACATTGTAAATTTGGTTTGCTAcaattcttttttcaatgaagcattgtggatatgagtgaccaaattttttacaattaatacAATGATTTCCTGATGCatgttgctgaaattgaggtgaGCTATTATGCTAGAAATTATTAAAGGACTGaaattttctagtttttggaAGAGGTGTTTTTCttttgacaaattaatttttgttataattattcctTTTTGCAAAAGcattttcaccaaaaattttgaaaactttaggACTTTTCAAATATAAAGTATTGTTGTAAAATGGTAGATTTTTGAAAGCAACCTCTTTATTCGAAATGTATCCCAAACCTGACATGTTTGATGTAGGTTCGATTTTTGATGATAGCTCATTTTCACTagtaaaaaattcatcaaattcttCCTCATGTGTGGGAGTATATCCAAGACATGTTTTGTTGGAATCGAATTTGATTTTTGATGAATCCACGAATTTCATAGAGGAATCATAAAAAACTTCACTTTCCTTGGTTACATAACCcaaaccagatttttcaaataatggtatttgacttgcaagtaatttgttCAAGCTACTAGAactttgagcaaattttgctaagtcaccattcAACCTTATAAtcatttcttttaatcttttattttcatcaATTAGCTCTTGAGAAGAATCCACAATGTGCTTTCTTTTaagtttttcaagttcagattttagaaatctgttttctttaataatatccaaagcacattcagtttccttcaccttttcttttaaaaaattattttcagctTTTAACACATCTTTTTCAGATCTGCATTTATTGTACTTTTCCAATAGTTTTGAGGTGTTTAGTgtaagataattaattatagtatGTAAATCATCTATAGACAAGTCATagtaatttacctcatcaagatgATCATTACCAGCCATGAAGCAGATCTTATCTTCACCTTCAGAATCTTCTTCCTTATTGGAGTCATTCTTAAGATCCTTCCAAGCTTGCATGagcactctcttcttttttttcttctatttatctTCCTTCTTGAGTTTTGGACAGTTTAGCTTGAAATGATCAGCCTCCTTGTAATGATGACAAGTCACCTTGCTTAAGTCCATCTTGTGTTCCTTTGAGCTTGAACCCTTGTACTTGCCCTTGCTCTTCATtatccttctaaatctcctaaaaaaaatataagctcattatctgaaataccatcactagactcactctctttttattctattttttacttgagggctattccctttttttttgagtctgggtttgtgtgtgtggcttcATAGGCAAGAAGTTTTtctctcagctcatcataggttataGGGCTTATGTTATTGCTCTCGGCTAGGACAGTGGCAGTGGTTTTCCATTCctttgtgaggcttctaaggagttttctcactAGGATTTATTCTAAGTAGTTTGTACCCAGAGCATtaaggttgttgattatgattgagaatctctcaaacaattcatcaatactttctccatccttcatattaaacatctcgtactcttttcacagcatatcaatcctcgtttctttgacttgttcagtgccttcgtgtgtaacctggaattttttccaaattttttttgctGTCTTACATCTAGACACTTTtcggtactcttcaaagctgatagcacagtgaagaaggttgatggctttagcattcagctccatcttcttcttgtcgtcttcattccattcagcttcttcttttggagtcaccacttcatcagcacttgtttttgttggaaTCTTGGGACCGTTCACAACAATTTTTCATATGTTGTAGTCAataaattggatgaagatcctcATCCTATCTTTCCAATAGGCATAGTTCTTTCCGTTAAAGAAGGGAGGTCAAttgtttgactggccttcagTTAGAGTGTAGGCAACCGTGGTTGTGCCCAAGTTATTCGCTATTGGACCTCTGCTCTAAGCGGtgaagcttgattcttgagaccttggctCTGATACAAATTGAAGGTTGTAGAAGGATTAGAGAAGGGGGATTGAATCTATGACCTTCTTTTACTTTAATGAAATAACCCTTTTAAAACACACTTGCAATCTgaatctgtttgaactcagcagcgaaaaatttatgagacaatttcattttgtctcatgaatatcagaaaacagaacagagCAGGAAAGAGAGAAGTTGACACCAttatgtatcctggttcggttgccttgtgtaATGCAACATATGtctagtctccatcacaacaatggtgaaattttcactatagttaaagtattacatacacgaATTCCACAAAATTGACACAAttctttcacactcaagttctaacctaacttaacttggttatgctaatacctaactcttcacttTTAGTGCTAatccaactaagaaaggggtacctcacatgtacaagatacaagacacagacttaacctaaagaaatctgaaataactctaggcttttctctcaagtgtttctCTCTGCCTCTTTCCACTCATAGGCTCTTTCAAAGACTCTCTCATTCAGCCTTTTACCTCAAGAAATtatagaaagataaacattaaaaagaaaattacaatatgaaaaacatgaaggagattgatgcTTCAatagcctctttgctatgtgataaaccagaTTTGCTTGCAACTAATTTAGTTCCTCATTCTGGCGGAATGCTCCTTTGACTAGGAAGCACTGTCCAAGTTGATGAACTTCTTCAGAGAACTCTTTTCAGAACATAAGCCTCAAAACACTGGTTAACACTCCTTAGCCTCTGAATAGTGAGCCAACTTCTTttgtatctccttgcatgttgctgatTTGCTCTCTCTCCTAGGTCAACTCTCGAGCTTTCCGCTACACCAACCCCATCTCACTTTTTTCTATTAATCCTCAAAATAGGAACTTTGGTTCTGACCTTCTCATGTTGACTGAAAGCCACAGAATCAGCAgaaacaaatattttcaatggtaCGCCCATATCTTGGCCATTGAAACACAACTTGGTCTCCAAGACACACTTATGACCGTAGATGCACATCAGTGAAGAACAGAGATCATCTTTCTCATGTATCCCATTTCGGGCTGGCAGAGAgttggaaagaagagaagaaagtaaTATGCATGCAATAGGAAATATGTTACCTTTGACCTTTGCCTTAGCTTaatttggtttgattttttCTGATTTGACCTCAACCTTTCTTGCctaaccttctctttctttcttcttttgtgaatAGCTTAGGAACTAAGCACTCTCTTACTTCTGTGATTTTTGAccaagagaaaaaaatgaacGTTGCTTTTGATGAAAGCAAATGAGGGGAAATAGCTCGGAGTGATGGATACGGACTTGAATTGGTTTGATTCATGCAACCTGTTTGATTTCCTTGGCCCATCTGATTTCATTTCTTTGATTTCTTCGGCCTTCTTTTTGATTTGTAGTCCACCAaccttgtttttgttttcaatcaATTTGGGCTGCCTTAGTATATTAATTTTGGCATGCAACACTTaactaaattcaattaaaaCTAATTGAATAATTAACCCAATAATCTAATATTTGTTATCATTAATTatgttagttaatttcttaactcaacataatattaatttgatatcaattgaatttattttatgttaatagTGAATTAATATGCACTAATAATCACACACAAATTGATTTTAGTATGCcgtgtgtaatttttttgtagtgtacaaattaattttaaaaatgttatttgtatactaaaatcagccatcaatatatttatgtataaatatatatgtgatttaatttatttttaatatgtatttatattttaacatatatgtTATATTGGTAACTAATTTTAATggctgattttaatatatacgtAATATTACTCAATTGATTTTCACATCATTATTAATACTGAATAATCACACACATATATTGTTGAGTCAAGATTTGATATTAATCTTGATGATGACAAATACATTTGAAAttgtttattataattaattttctatttcaaACACTGCAGGTTCGaatattaaagtttaattttaacaaaacttggtataattaattttaataataggTGATTATAATTCAGTgattggataaataaaaataatttttgtatttacgtatacttaatattataaaatattttttaaaacataattataatgttttcaattaatattttaatttatttgtgacTTGTGGgtaaaaaatcttaattttatatCACCCACCAAAGGACCAAAGAACTCAATGGTATCACCAATTTACTAGACCAAGCCATGTAAGGAACTGATATTTCTTACTATTGACATTAATGTGTTATGTACCATGGCCCCTGCTTACTATTGACATTAATGTGTTATATCACCAATTTTTCTTACTACTGATTACTGAATGCACTGAACAAGTGTCAGCAACTGTGGCCACAAAAAGAATCCGTATTCTCTCCACAAATTTTATTCTGAACCGGAGTACGATCCAAATAAATAAGgtaattattctaataaaaataataaaaatttatcttatttaataattaattttaattataatatataattataaatgttatatatataaaattataaatactattggataaaattttacattattaaaaataccaataataactaattaatgactacaaatcataaaatttgtttgtctCTATCACTTctcatattatattatataaaataactttaaatattttctttaaattacgGATCTAAGAGTTTacttgaattaaaaaaattgactgcAGTAATACAGTAACTGTATAATCCCCCGTGGTCTCTGCATTAAGCAATACTGAATACTGCATGCTAACTGTTCTTCAATCGACAAATAATACTAAGCATGAGAAGAACTGAAGAAAATAATTTCAATGAAGTGCATACTATATTCAATTAGAGTATTGCAAATTGTTAATTGACTATTATAAAACATTGACCTCGTAAACATTCACCAATTAcctttaaactaaattaaagcgcACTGACCTGTGTCCTCTCATCctaattattatttgtcttttaaCAGAAAAAGAACCACCCAAAAAGTACTAAATAGTCCTATCTCATGTATCTATAGAGtttacttcaataaaaaaaaattgaccacAGCAACTGTAAAAAGAACCCCATAGTCTCTGCATTAAGCAACACCGCTAATTTTTGTTCAATCTACAACAATGTGGTGTACTAAACTCGCTAGATTTTCTTCTCAGAAATTCTCCACAAGAAAATTTCATGCCACTGCTGCAAGAATCTCAAAATGGAGGGATTGTATGAAGGGAGAGTTACAAAATGATACAAAGTGTCTAAGAACCGAAGAGAGTGACAAAGTTTGCATCTACAGAGTCCCAACGAACTTGCGCCAGGTTGAACCAAAAGCCTACACGCCCAGCATTGTTTCCATTGGTCCATGCCACAGAGGAGCACCTCGCCTCCAGAAAATGGAGATTCTCAAGAAGAATCTCTATCGCCGCCTCTTTGATCCGAATGGCGCCAATGCATCCAAACTAGACAAGGCTTTTGAGGCCCTGGAGGGGATAGAAGACAAAGTGAGGAGTTGTTACAAGGAAGAAATCGCTCTCGAAAGCGACGAGTTCCTTAAGATGATGCTGATTGATGGATCCTTCGTCATTCAGCTCTTGAGGGACTTATCGGAACAAGATGGAATTCTACAAACAAGCTATCTAAGCACCAGGTGGATGCTGCCAGTCATTCGCCGCGATTTGATCATGCTTGAAAACCAACTCCCATTCTTTGTTTTGAACGAATTGTTCGATTTAACAAACACTGATTCTGTTTCGTGCcaacaacaaaaacaaccaaGCAAAAGTCTCAAGTATCTCAGTCTTGAATTCTTTTACCCTCTGCTCCAGGGTGGGTCGGAAACCATTCCGCCTTGCGAGAAGCTTGACGAGTTAGAGGTTGATcactttcttcatcttcttcgttATGCCATCGTTAAGCGGAGCGAACTCAAATTAGAAGTGGAGGCAGGGGATCAGCGTTACATGATTCGCCCTGCAACCGAGTTATCTGAGGCCGGAGTGAAGATCAAACCGGATAAGAATCCAAACCGGAGGCTTTTGAATATAACCTTCAAGAAGAGACTATGGCTGCTAACTAGAGAACTCACTATCCCTCCTTTATACATGAATGATCACAGAGGAACCGTGCTTCGAAACATCGCTGCATTCGAGAAGTGTCACAAAGGGATCAAACCGGATGTAACGACCTACTTGTTTTTCTTCAACGGACTCATAAACTCAGCAGAAGATGTAGCTCTTCTCCATTACAAGGGTGTGCTTCACCATTCCTTAGGGTGCGATAAAGAGGTTGCGCAATTGATCAACAACATTTCAAAAGAAATGGTTCTTGACAAGAAGGAATCGTACCTTTACGAAGTGGTGAATGCAGCAAATAAATATTGCGGTAACAAATATGCAAGAATGAGGGCTTGGTTGGTGCATAACTACCTTAGCGGATGGGGTGTGGGAATTTCAACAATTGGTGCGATTTTGGCACTTTACTTCACTTTGATTCAGACTGTGTATGGGTTTAAAGATACGATAAAAGACTGGGGGAATTACAGGTTTGGGTCACTACTCTTAGAAGCATTGATTATTACTCCTCTCAAGGGTGTTCCAAAATCCATGGTCTCTGCAGCGGAACGTTATAAAGGAGCCGCTGGTTCTAACAATTGTGGAGATATGTGCAGGGAAATTCTAAATATGTGTATGGAAGCGTGTATCACTGAATAAgatttcttgtttgtttttcaTATCATCATATCAATCAAATAATAACTTGAGGTTCGTCATTGCGTTGATGAGTAGAGTTGCTCTTTTAGTCTTCATCACTGATTGAGAAatagattttattttctctaGAAAATGGGACAAGTAGgttattgaaaaacaaaatttttactttaaatatCATTCTTTACTCAACTTTTAAATCtagcattttattattttattttttaattaagcatattttttatttttaaagaatcattattatttttatttaatttaaattttataattattatacttACACTATAAAAGTGGAAACGATCTCTAatacactaatttttttatagaatcaCCGTAGTTTTCATAATaaactttaattttgttttctagttaacgtgaaccaAAAAAAGAATTTCAACAAGTTTATGctacttcaattttattttctagtttctAAAAAAACGTGTATCAAAGCACTATCAGTTGAGTCTCTTTGAATAATTTTACTAAGAAAGAATCTAAAAAACTAATTAGGATGCAGTTAATTTggagttaattaattaagaaaaagattttatttttaattttaaaattcaaaaaattagaatagtaaaattttttttattgtgaccattttgttgatttttttaattattttacatgtgtttataatatatttaaaataataaaatagtatacaaaaaatttttagcaCACCTGTaaactttatttaaatttatgtttacatttttttaacataaatgatattttaatatattcaaaataataagataacataaaaaatacttttaaattacATCTAAAATTCGTTCAAAttcatgttttatatttttttaatataaattattttttaatctatctaaaattataagattaatCATTAACGCATCtgaaatttatctaaaaataattgtattaattactcttgttaaataattataaactacacgttaagtataattttaatctttataattttaattgaaaatcaaaataatttctaacagtttttttgttcaaaattaTTCTCAacgttaaattttatttcaaaatcatcctcaaacaaaaatatctttGTGTTTGTTACTCTCTTCCTGTATCTTTCTTATCATACTTTTTTGCTCTTCATCCTAAAATTTTCTTTCCTCACTGCAAGAAcacataaatttataataataaatctttaTATTCAAACAAAATACTTAACCAActtgttataataatatttcaaaTCATGCGCCTccttctctattttcttctttgttcctttttccttctccttctctgtttctttctttctttttcttcttcttcttcttcttccgaaTTCACGCACGCAGGTTCTTCTTGttccctcctcctcctccttctcctcctcctcctcgttcttcttcttcttccccaatGTTACgtcttcttgtttttcttttccttttttcgtTATCGTCATCACGAATAACACCaacatttcttcttctcttcttcttcttcttcttctcttcgttgttgataagtattgactaaattttttagcaaagaagaataaaattattcattatcactttattcaatGGCATTAGATTTCACTCCATTCCATTCAATTAGTTCAGTTTTGAACAAACAgtcaaaaagactcaatcaaaaacaaaaacacatcgaattcatttctggatccaaatgaacctcaaataaactaacaaatgaatcaaaattacttaagaaattaaaaacttggTCAAAACTTAACAATAGCATCAACTAAACCTCTATTAAcacacaaataaacaaaaaatagttcAGTTTTGAACAAAGAGTAAAAAAGACTTAATCATCAACAAAACACATATAATTTATTTCTGGATCCaattgaacctcaattaaattaacaaatgaaccaaaattacttaaaaaataaaaaatttggtcaatacttatcagcagcatcaagtgaatcttaattaattcacaaataaaccgaaattagtttaattttgaacaaacagtcaaaaagactcaatcatcaacaaaaacacatcgaatttatttttggatccaaatgaacctcaattaaaagaagaaaaagaaaaaacgcaACAACACCAGcaataataaaagaatgacGATTGAGAGAAAAAAcgcaaagaaaaaaaggaatgcaaaggagaaaaaggaggaaggagaacaagaagaagaaggaagaacgtgaagaagaagaaaaagtaaaaggAATGCGAAGACGAAGAAGGAGGAAAgcgaagaagatgaagaaggaagaacgtgaagaagaaagaacgcAAAAACGAAAATGAAGAAGCGTTAATTGAAACGCGCGTGTGTACAAGCTGGTGTAATgaaagtgattttttttaatttgggcCTGCTTGGTTGGACTTGGATACAAAAATTCTTGGATGTATAATTGGGCTATTAAATCTAACTAAGTTGGCCAAACtataataaaaactactttAAAAAAGAAACGCGTGACACACGCTCCAGTGCTCCACTAGCGCACATTTCAAAGAGTTTGTACTATATGTACAAGTCTTTCTACACTTTCTGTAGCACACAAATTTTTGTTGGAGAGCATAGAAATTTCGAAGTATAGCACACAAATTTTTGAAGTACAACACACAAAAATTAGAACATAACACAAACTTATCGATATAGCACAAAAATTTTTgcatataatacacaaatttttaaactataacATACAAATTTTTGAAGCACAGTATACAAATTTTGTAACACCAAAATTTACGTATAcattttttattgagttctatTACACCATACTACATCCCATGTATAAATCAAACAAAGTGAAACAACACACACTCCTTTATTTTCACAACACATAAATAATAACTTGGTAGCTCACACTATCATTAAACAAATTCTAATTTATCATAGCACACAAATATTTTAGCGTAGCACACATTTTTGTTCAACATAGCACACAAATTCACATATATAGCACAAAAATCAGAATTATAGAATaattgtaaaacccggttaattaacggctaattaacccataaatgagaatttattctagaaaggccaaaatgtgatttttgtggctaaatgtgatagaggatattgagacgagaattttggtaccaattttatagaattcagaccaagattggaccaaacgggccaaaccgggccaaacagacccaaagtgggcccttggcccaacataactaaaccaaaaccctagttttcagcactctctctcctcacaacacactcaaacacgctgaaattagagagaaagggaggaagaacactctctcaagttctctcccttggttgatcttcaaaccaccataacttttgatctagaactccgattgccgctccgtttgcggccacgcgtttaccgcggagagctctacaaaacccatacaattaatcttgaggtaagccacatgTTNNNNNNNNNNNNNNNNNNNNNNNNNNNNNNNNNNNNNNNNNNNNNN from Arachis duranensis cultivar V14167 chromosome 4, aradu.V14167.gnm2.J7QH, whole genome shotgun sequence encodes:
- the LOC107483774 gene encoding putative UPF0481 protein At3g02645; its protein translation is MWCTKLARFSSQKFSTRKFHATAARISKWRDCMKGELQNDTKCLRTEESDKVCIYRVPTNLRQVEPKAYTPSIVSIGPCHRGAPRLQKMEILKKNLYRRLFDPNGANASKLDKAFEALEGIEDKVRSCYKEEIALESDEFLKMMLIDGSFVIQLLRDLSEQDGILQTSYLSTRWMLPVIRRDLIMLENQLPFFVLNELFDLTNTDSVSCQQQKQPSKSLKYLSLEFFYPLLQGGSETIPPCEKLDELEVDHFLHLLRYAIVKRSELKLEVEAGDQRYMIRPATELSEAGVKIKPDKNPNRRLLNITFKKRLWLLTRELTIPPLYMNDHRGTVLRNIAAFEKCHKGIKPDVTTYLFFFNGLINSAEDVALLHYKGVLHHSLGCDKEVAQLINNISKEMVLDKKESYLYEVVNAANKYCGNKYARMRAWLVHNYLSGWGVGISTIGAILALYFTLIQTVYGFKDTIKDWGNYRFGSLLLEALIITPLKGVPKSMVSAAERYKGAAGSNNCGDMCREILNMCMEACITE